A single genomic interval of Pochonia chlamydosporia 170 chromosome 7, whole genome shotgun sequence harbors:
- a CDS encoding ycfA-like protein domain-containing protein — protein MKFILDGQYMLLALFYNKPAPNGPKGLARLNESRSQRKAIEKFWEMMRKILKEGCHDYSHSNENTRKWLAALSLHLTPEYAEAVRQEESSFTLLTETEPSRSRFAYSEVCSPNKSKCIVEVVTTSNKIKTRGTASEELESATENGDTTEILAVKRRPVAKHDLEIFCLIFPESAEERCRTVSWDEFVQAMKHAGCVAINCGGSAVRFELQDTSDEATSESKSIIFHRPHPVPKIDPIMLRSEIGRRLTRRFGWTREHFVLAGVDETAEKPVPTADDK, from the coding sequence ATGAAGTTTATTCTAGATGGCCAATACATGCTATTAGCCCTCTTCTACAACAAACCAGCTCCAAACGGCCCCAAAGGTTTGGCTCGACTCAATGAGTCCAGGAGTCAACGAAAAGCAATTGAGAAGTTCTGGGAGATGATGCGGAAAATATTGAAGGAAGGTTGCCACGATTACTCTCACAGTAATGAGAACACCCGcaaatggctggctgcattgTCATTGCATCTCACGCCTGAGTACGCTGAGGCCGTGAGACAGGAGGAGTCGTCGTTTACCCTACTTACCGAGACAGAGCCCTCAAGAAGCCGCTTTGCTTATTCTGAAGTCTGTAGCCCCAACAAATCCAAGTGCATCGTTGAAGTTGTAACGACCTCCAACAAGATCAAAACTAGAGGCACCGCATCAGAAGAGCTGGAGTCTGCTACCGAAAACGGCGATACTACAGAGATCCTGGCCGTAAAACGACGCCCAGTTGCGAAACATGACCTGGAGATTTTCTGCCTCATCTTCCCCGAATCAGCCGAAGAAAGGTGCAGAACCGTCTCGTGGGACGAATTCGTGCAGGCCATGAAGCATGCGGGCTGTGTGGCCATCAACTGCGGCGGCTCGGCCGTACGCTTCGAACTGCAGGACACATCAGATGAAGCAACATCGGAGAGCAAgtccatcatcttccatcGCCCGCATCCAGTCCCGAAGATTGATCCCATTATGCTGCGATCCGAAATTGGGAGACGACTTACACGACGCTTTGGGTGGACTAGGGAGCACTTCGTTCTCGCTGGGGTTGACGAGACAGCGGAGAAGCCAGTGCCTACTGCTGACGATAAATGA